Genomic segment of Colletotrichum destructivum chromosome 5, complete sequence:
ctctcttcttcctcaccGTGGCCGCCTCTCTGATGACGTATGTTCCGAAttcctcacccccccccccccctcccattGAATGTGTGTATGCTTATAAGACCTCACAGGGCAACCTTTGTCAAAGCGCGCAACGCATTCCAGTCCGCCGGCCGCGAAGCCCACATCGGCACCTACGCCTTCGGATTCACGTGGGGCGCCTGggccgccctcctcatcgcAACGCTCCTCTTCTGTCTTGGCATCCGCGGCGACAAGGCCGCTGGTGGTGGCAGCCGCTTCCGCCGCAACCGCAGCACCCGCAGCCGCAGGTCCTTTGACGTCAACAGCGGTCGTCGCGTCAAGGAGGACTACGCATGAGAAGACATACAGGCGACGAGCCGGTTCAGATTTCTCTTTTGCGTTGAAAATTCTGGAGTTTTCGAGGGCGATGTCATGTGTGTTCTCATGATTTGGCCGTGTGTGGTGGTGATTTAACACTCGCGAACCTTTTATTTGCTCATTCTGCATCTTCGCCGGCGTTCCTGCAGCGCCATCTACAACCAATGTGGCATTTTCTTGGAGGGATGGATTCCGGACGGGAAGATGGACCGGGAACCGTCACCATGGTTCTGGAGTTTCTATTGCGGGTCTCGGACACACCCTGGCTATAGAAATATCGCACTCGTTGAAGAAGTATTCATGTCCTAATATAGTAATATCAACCTCGACAATTGTCAGCGATCCATTTTTGATGGATTTTTGACTACACTGTGACGCAAATGCAAGTGATGTTGTAGATGATCCCAACGGGTCATGTACAACCCAGGCTGTTAGGATTGACAGAAATAATGGTTTCGCAGTTTCGTCGGATGATCAAGTTCTTTCATCTTGTGTGATGCCACATACTCAACTCATCATTTTTTGTTCCCAGAGACAGCCTCAcactaccaccacccaccccccaaCAAATCATCTAAGACTATAACTTCCCAGGTAGGTACGCATGTATATGTCTTACACCCTCTGCAATGTTTACAAGCTCACGCACacacaacccccccccccacaagCATTCTACACCAGGAATACATACCAAAGCCTAGGAAACTCCCATTTCAAGTCCAACaagcctttttttctttcttgtaATCTCAGTTGCCTTTGAATATTTTATTTTTCCTGGGCCATATCAATCCTGCGCAAGCTAGTCTGTTGTCATGCATGCTGCCATTCAACCGTAAAAACTCCTGTACCTTTAGTCCTCCGTTCACCATGTCCCCTCTCATCTTGGTCGACCCGGATTCAAAGAGCCCAGAATAGGAAGGGAAAATGTGGTGAGGATTTGAGGGTTTGCCATCCTTGTGGTATGCTTGGACAGCCCAACGGATGTGGTTGTGCCGCACGAAACAGATAAATACAAGGAACCTTCCGCCCTCAATGGAAACCGCATCTGAAGATAACACTCCTTGCCAACCAAAGATGTATGCTGACGATGCAACGTAGAAATATCTGATTGAGGGTATGGGAACGGAAAAGAGAAAAACGAAAAAGCGGAATTGCTGGTGAGGTCGAAAGGAAGACCAACTGAGACCAGCTCGGTTGGCATGGGAAATCTTTTCCAATTCGTAAACCTCTCCACTACCGCATGTCATTTATTGTAGCCTTTCCCGCGACAACTCTTTACTGCAACTGACGACCCATCAAGGGGTTTGCTGACGGGCTGACAGTGTCCAGCGGTGCAGCATGGAGTGCCGGTCGTGATGCAGGGGCGACAAGACCTGACCGTTTGCGCTCCAGTACCGATTTGACCCATTCAGCAACTTCCTCATCATCCGTACCGGACGACAGGGAGAGTTTGCCAACAGTTTCCGCTACAGCTTCAGCCTCATCTccctcctcaacctcctctGCGATCGTTTCGATTTTGGAGAAACGCGCCATCCAAGGGTGTTGAAGCAGCGCGGCGTAGGTGGGACGGTCCTTAGGGATCTTGTTGAGACACCTGCGAACAAAGTCGTGCGCCGTGCTAGAGAAACCCTCATCGGGCAGGCCTGGAGGCTCGCCTTCCACAATGGCCTGAAATCTTGGGTCAGCGTACACTCTTTGAAGGGGGTGCAGGATTAATGAACTCACACTCAGTTGGCTGAAAATTGTCAATGATACCTCTGGCGGGTATGGGTATCGTCCCAACGCACACTCGATAACTGTCAGGCCCAGACTCCAGATATCACTCTGCACGCTATAGGTGCCATCGGCGCCCGCTGTCATACCACCTCCCGATATCCTTTCGGGGGCCATGTAACTCTGGCAGCCAATGTTCGTCTTGGCAATGCTTGCGACGAGGTTTCCACTGACACCGAAATCGCAAATCTTGATCTGGCCCCTGGTATTTGCCAGGATGTTTGTGGGCTTGACGTCTCGGTGGATGATGTTGTGCTCGTCCTTCAAAGATTTGAGGCCCATAACCGTCGAGTAGGTAATCTTTTGTAACACACCTTCGGGGATGCCGCCGTCATACAGCTTGTCGATGGATCCGCCGTCCATGTATTCGATGCACATGTAGACTGCGCCCTCTTGGAAAAAAGCGCCGTAGAAGTCAATAATGTAGGGTGATATACACTCGTGCAGGATGACGAGCTCCTTCAATATTGTCGTGAACTTGGCCTCCTCCAATTCCAGCCGGATTTCCTTCATGGCCATTACTCTGCCTGACGAGGCCTCGGGCGCCGCTGACACTGGCGATGATTCCTCAGACCCGTCGGCTTTTCTGATGGGTGAGGGATCCGAGTGCGCCGTGCTCAAGTTTGCGTGCTTGAACCCACCCAGTCCGGAACCAAAACGAGGGACTCTCGGCTTCGTATGCCTGACCTTGTACACAGTGCCGTAATTTCCCTTGCCCAGCTCATCCatgacctcgacctcgtctaAGGAGATGGCGAAGGCTGTGCCGTTGGCAAAGTTGACACCAGTCTTGGTGATGGTCGCAGCGCCGTCGAACGTGATCCAGCCTTTTTCCGAATCAATGTATTTCTTGAAGTCATCCATTTTGGATCCCATTGTCCCGTTCGGCGCGGTTCCGTTGTTGTTGGGGCCGTGGATGTCGGACAATTTGGGCGGCGGGGATGCAGGCGACGAACCGCTCATATCGGACAGTTTCATCATGGGACCACGCCTGGCAGCGAGCGACGGCTTCGTCGGAATGGCGGGGGCGGAACGGGGCATGCCGCCAGGGGAAGGCCGAACCATGCCACCCGGCAATTTGAGATTGCCCGGAAGTCCCCCGGGCAGGCCAGCAGGAGAGCCCTGGCGAGGCACTGGCGAGACCGGAGAGCTCGCCATGCTCATGTTGTTGCCGGTAGGCTGTGAGCCAGCGGGCTTGCCCATACGCTGGGCATGGAGTGCTCGCGCCCTTGCCATGGCGTCGTTCATggcaccgccgcccatgctCATCATGGAGGCGGTGGGCGGTGGGCGGCGAGCGTTGCTCAGCATACCGAGAGGGGTCGAAGAAGGGTTCATGTTCTGGGGGTCGGAGACGGTTCGCAACGAGGGCACACGTTTGGGCAAATCGGAGAGGTTTTCGGATGGGCCTTCGAGCGGGGTGCTGGCTTCGGAAGAGTCGGCTGAGCCGGGTGACGCGGGACTGCTCAGGCCATCTCTGTCGATCAAGCCATCAGGCGTAGCCGGAAAGGAGTCGGGGGTATTCAGATCCGTCATTGTGAGGCGCTGCTGGTCGTcgtggcgacgacgcagtTCACAAcggagggagagggcggGAGAAGGCGTCAGGTGCGAGGGATGTCTCGAATGACGTTAGAGTGTTCGCAGCATGCGGTGTTTGCAGGACGAAGGATGGTTCGCAATTATGGCGAAAGTCAAGCACGCGATCGAAATATCGTGAGGTCCGGTCGCTCGGAATCGGGATGGAAATGACTACGACCGATCGCTCAAGGCCGAGCAGTGTCAAAGGATCGAAAACTCGGGGGTTGTAGCGAGGA
This window contains:
- a CDS encoding Putative protein kinase; this translates as MTDLNTPDSFPATPDGLIDRDGLSSPASPGSADSSEASTPLEGPSENLSDLPKRVPSLRTVSDPQNMNPSSTPLGMLSNARRPPPTASMMSMGGGAMNDAMARARALHAQRMGKPAGSQPTGNNMSMASSPVSPVPRQGSPAGLPGGLPGNLKLPGGMVRPSPGGMPRSAPAIPTKPSLAARRGPMMKLSDMSGSSPASPPPKLSDIHGPNNNGTAPNGTMGSKMDDFKKYIDSEKGWITFDGAATITKTGVNFANGTAFAISLDEVEVMDELGKGNYGTVYKVRHTKPRVPRFGSGLGGFKHANLSTAHSDPSPIRKADGSEESSPVSAAPEASSGRVMAMKEIRLELEEAKFTTILKELVILHECISPYIIDFYGAFFQEGAVYMCIEYMDGGSIDKLYDGGIPEGVLQKITYSTVMGLKSLKDEHNIIHRDVKPTNILANTRGQIKICDFGVSGNLVASIAKTNIGCQSYMAPERISGGGMTAGADGTYSVQSDIWSLGLTVIECALGRYPYPPEVSLTIFSQLSAIVEGEPPGLPDEGFSSTAHDFVRRCLNKIPKDRPTYAALLQHPWMARFSKIETIAEEVEEGDEAEAVAETVGKLSLSSGTDDEEVAEWVKSVLERKRSGLVAPASRPALHAAPLDTVSPSANPLMGRQLQ